The following proteins come from a genomic window of Aspergillus luchuensis IFO 4308 DNA, chromosome 3, nearly complete sequence:
- a CDS encoding uncharacterized protein (COG:T;~EggNog:ENOG410PM5P;~InterPro:IPR011009), giving the protein MIQLVELAHGSGPFDGPDSNHSTFTEEAHLARIISVLGPPPVDVLHEAKYSSRYIDTEGKFKHTGLILESGGLDKTLHDVEGDDKQAFINVISRMLRWKGDERDTVQGLLSDPWFRGL; this is encoded by the exons ATGATCCAGCTTGTGGAACTAGCCCATGGCAGTGGTCCTTTTGATGGACCAGACTCTAATCACTCTACCTTCACGGAGGAAGCTCATCTGGCTCGCATTATATCGGTACTTGGACCTCCACCTGTGGATGTGCTTCATGAGGCGAAGTATTCTTCTCGATATATTGATACTGAAG GCAAATTTAAGCATACAGGGCTGATCCTAGAGAGTGGAGGACTTGATAAAACTCTTCACGACGTTGAAGGTGACGATAAACAGGCCTTTATTAACGTAATATCGCGAATGCTGCGGTGGAAAGGAGATGAGAGGGATACTGTGCAAGGGTTACTGTCGGATCCTTGGTTTCGGGGGCTGTAG
- a CDS encoding uncharacterized protein (COG:T;~EggNog:ENOG410PM5P;~InterPro:IPR000719,IPR011009,IPR008271,IPR017441;~PFAM:PF00069;~go_function: GO:0004672 - protein kinase activity [Evidence IEA];~go_function: GO:0005524 - ATP binding [Evidence IEA];~go_process: GO:0006468 - protein phosphorylation [Evidence IEA]) — protein sequence MATPWRSLRISVNKVFKSSPCRSSNVPRQTLPAAEVVEEECTPHYEPNHFYPVRLYEILNNRYQITAKLGWGASSTVWLARDLNQRRWCPARYVAVKIKANNYSTNKDAERELRITENITRVNSRHVGRNFVSTLLDSFNLPSPHGTHVCMVFNPLCEPLWMFRRRFQGDVLPLDVLRPVAKLILEGLGYLHSECQVVHTDLKSDNVLMALRDHSILDRVSQVK from the exons ATGGCAACGCCGTGGAGGTCTCTGAGAATTTCGGTCAACAAAGTATTCAAATCAAGTCCTTGTCGATCATCAAATGTGCCGAGGCAAACTTTACCGGCTGCGGAAGTCGTTGAAGAAGAGTGCACTCCACATTATGAGCCAAACCACTTTTACCCTGTTCGCCTCTACGAGATTCTCAACAACAGGTACCAAATAACTGCCAAGCTTGGCTGGGGAGCCAGTTCAACAGTATGGCTGGCTCGTGATTTGAACCA ACGGCGCTGGTGCCCAGCACGCTACGTTGCAGTCAAGATCAAGGCGAATAATTATTCAACAAATAAAGACGCTGAAAGGGAACTTCGAATCACTGAAAACATTACGCGCGTAAATTCACGACATGTAGGCCGGAACTTTGTCAGCACGTTGCTCGATTCCTTTAATTTACCAAGTCCTCATGGTACCCATGTTTGCATGGTGTTTAATCCATTGTGTGAGCCTCTATGGATGTTTAGACGGCGGTTTCAGGGGGATGTGCTTCCATTGGACGTTCTCAGACCTGTTGCCAAATTGATTCTGGAAGGGCTTGGCTATCTCCACTCTGAATGTCAGGTCGTTCATACAG ACTTGAAATCCGACAATGTTCTCATGGCTCTCCGTGACCACTCCATACTTGATAGAGTGTCTCAGGTGAAGTAA
- a CDS encoding uncharacterized protein (COG:T;~EggNog:ENOG410PWZ8;~InterPro:IPR011009;~TransMembrane:1 (o60-79i)) yields MVDCRDREEETIVERVLLTDLENAAYLPEGRCMKGMLAGNGNWRSPEAHFRGELNKPTDMFAFGIICLYAVLGHVIFGIDDDFRFHESQGALPAMIRLQRQVSYFGDKEGINGLLKHIGNDEVNFQDLRMLWDEDQKNTYHTSHFHSGRTIWNRNSGILSGS; encoded by the exons ATGGTCGATTGCCGtgatagagaagaagagactaTAGTCGAGAGAGTCCTACTTACAGATCTCGAGAATGCCGCTTATCTGCCGGAAGGTAGGTGCATGAAAGGTATGCTCGCTGGAAACGGCAACTGGCGCAGTCCGGAAGCACACTTCAGGGGAGAACTCAACAAGCCAACAGACATGTTTGCCTTTGGGATTATA TGTCTCTATGCGGTGTTGGGACATGTTATCTTTGGCATCGATGACGATTTCCGCTTCCATGAATCGCAAGGTGCATTGCCCGCTATGATACGTCTACAGCGTCAAGTTTCATACTTTGGCGACAAGGAAGGCATCAATGGACTGCTGAAACATATTGGCAATGACGAGGTCAATTTCCAAGATCTGCGGATGCTGTGGGACGAAGATCAGAAGAATACATACCATACAAGCCATTTTCACAGTGGGAGGACCATATGGAACCGGAATTCAGGGATCTTATCGGGCAGCTGA
- a CDS encoding bZIP transcription factor (COG:S;~EggNog:ENOG410Q1SS;~InterPro:IPR021833;~PFAM:PF11905) translates to MSLSSAEKKRLRDRRAQQTLRTKKQQYTAQLEDKVAHCERYHDDSGTQHLLQVIEGLQQENQVLRNRQEGLKSLITSWEDPSSSPSHLLQPQPPTQLPLPPIQSYTTTPKPSSLSLSPPPPQTNKEESIPPLYSLLPLHSDLPTAPSLLWLALPPSTIISCPPSPHPLDLLYGTNTNPLANAIYTTSLRRPLRDPERLAFGWLSYHYSKWLFNPTSETFAKLPTFMHPVQEQLRIPHPASLDMLIWPEIRVTLIREWEVYSRQRDDLFGFLACCMKVRWPWGESLLERDEKNDLVMKTRFKNMIMCKEGWGITREFVDAWPDVVRGVDVGEVLMEIG, encoded by the coding sequence ATGTCCCTCTCTTCAGCAGAAAAAAAGCGTCTCCGAGACCGTCGCGCCCAACAAACCCTGCGCACAAAGAAGCAGCAATACACCGCGCAGCTAGAAGACAAAGTGGCGCATTGCGAGCGCTACCACGACGACAGCGGCACGCAGCATCTCCTACAAGTAATAGAGGGCCTGCAACAAGAGAACCAAGTTCTACGAAATCGTCAAGAGGGACTAAAGTCATTGATCACATCGTGGGAagatccatcatcatccccatcgcATCTACtgcaaccacaaccaccgaCGCAACTTCCACTACCGCCTATCCAGTCATACACCACAACAccaaaaccatcatcattatcattatcaccaccaccaccacaaaccAACAAGGAAGAATCAATACCACCTCtttactccctcctccctctgcACTCAGACCTCCCCACagccccctcccttctctgGCTCgccctccccccatccacaaTCATCTCctgccctccttcccctcaccccctcgacctcctctacggcaccaacaccaaccccctcgCCAACGCCATCTacaccacctccctccgTCGTCCCCTGCGTGACCCCGAGCGTCTCGCCTTCGGCTGGCTCAGCTACCACTACAGCAAATGGCTCTTCAACCCCACCTCAGAGACATTCGCCAAGCTGCCGACCTTCATGCACCCCGTCCAGGAACAGCTGCGTATTCCACACCCGGCGTCACTGGATATGTTAATCTGGCCTGAGATCAGGGTGACTCTTATCCGCGAGTGGGAGGTGTATTCACGACAGAGGGACGATCTTTTTGGGTTTCTGGCGTGTTGTATGAAGGTAAGGTGGCCATGGGGAGAGAGTCTCTTGGAGAGGGACGAGAAGAATGACTTGGTCATGAAGACGCGGTTCAAAAACATGATCATGTGTAAGGAGGGATGGGGCATAACGAGGGAGTTTGTGGATGCCTGGCCGGATGTTGTcaggggggtggatgtgggtgaggtgttgatggagattGGATAA
- a CDS encoding MFS transporter (COG:G;~EggNog:ENOG410PHIB;~InterPro:IPR005829,IPR020846,IPR011701,IPR036259;~PFAM:PF07690;~TransMembrane:12 (i59-76o96-116i128-147o153-177i189-208o214-236i296-315o335-355i376-395o401-422i434-457o469-488i);~go_component: GO:0016021 - integral component of membrane [Evidence IEA];~go_function: GO:0022857 - transmembrane transporter activity [Evidence IEA];~go_process: GO:0055085 - transmembrane transport [Evidence IEA]), translating to MPDLEDQSEKPTSPVQSPASSTTTIAALYPETDLDKGIIGWDGQDDPNNPQNFAPKRKWMLLALMSSFTFISPLASSMFSPAISYVAADFGVTNEYLLSFSVTIFLLGYTIGPLFLAPLSEIYGRRIALSAANWFFVVWQIGCALAPNLSALIVFRLFAGMGGVGCITLGAGVIADLFPRTQRGMATSIWAMGPLIGPVVGPIAGGFIGETIGWRWVFWILLIASGTIGAGIELLNRETYAPVLIRWKTAKLARELNRPELRSAYDISQGTTPPTVSQALMQGLRRPIILLCKSPIVLLLSIYMAFVYGLLYLFFTTITSVFEQTYGFSTGLAGLSYLGIGVGFFIGMTAVAMTSDRMVVKLTARNNGVFQPEMRLPTMIIFACLLPISFFWYGWSAKYEVQWIVPIIGMAPFGIGMLGVYMPIQTYVIDCYPAYAASANAALTATRSLVGAVLPLAGPKLFSSLGLGWGNSLLGFLALAFVPVPIFFNRYGQKIREKWVVNLD from the exons ATGCCCGACCTCGAGGATCAATCCGAGAAGCCCACTTCTCCAGTCCAGTCTCCCGcatccagcaccaccaccattgcCGCCCTCTACCCCGAAACCGATCTCGACAAGGGCATCATCGGCTGGGACGGTCAAGATGACCCCAACAATCCGCAAAACTTTGCCCCGAAACGCAAATGGATGCTGCTCGCCCTAATGAGCTCCTTTACTTTCATCTCGCCGCTGGCGTCGAGCATGTTTTCCCCCGCTATCAGTTACGTGGCCGCCGACTTTGGCGTCACCAATGAatacctcctctccttcagtgtcaccatcttccttctcggcTACACA ATCGgccccctcttcctcgcccccCTCAGCGAAATCTATGGCCGCCGCATCGCTTTGAGCGCCGCAAACTGGTTCTTCGTTGTCTGGCAAATCGGCTGCGCGCTCGCCCCCAACCTCTCTGCCTTGATCGTCTTCCGTCTCTTCGCCGGCATGGGCGGCGTCGGCTGCATCACCCTAGGGGCCGGCGTCATCGCTGACCTCTTCCCCCGGACCCAGCGCGGCATGGCCACCTCCATCTGGGCCATGGGCCCCCTGATCGGGCCCGTCGTCGGCCCCATCGCCGGCGGCTTCATCGGCGAAACCATCGGCTGGCGCTGGGTATTCTGGATCCTACTCATTGCCAGCGGTACTATCGGCGCCGGCATCGAGCTTCTCAACCGCGAAACATACGCCCCCGTCCTGATCCGCTGGAAAACAGCGAAGCTCGCACGCGAACTCAACCGTCCTGAACTTCGCAGCGCCTACGACATATCCCAGGGCACGACACCCCCGACCGTCTCCCAGGCACTTATGCAGGGTCTACGCcgtcccatcatcctcttaTGCAAGAGTCCTatcgtccttctcctctccatctacATGGCCTTCGTCTATGGcctcctctacctcttcTTCACGACCATCACCTCCGTCTTCGAACAGACCTACGGCTTTTCCACCGGTCTCGCCGGCCTCTCCTACCTTGGTATCGGAGTGGGCTTCTTCATTGGCATGACTGCCGTCGCAATGACCAGTGACCGCATGGTCGTCAAACTCACCGCCCGCAACAACGGCGTCTTCCAGCCCGAAATGCGTCTCCCCACTATGATCATCTTCGCCTGCTTGCTCCCCATCAGCTTTTTCTGGTATGGCTGGTCCGCCAAGTACGAGGTTCAGTGGATCGTGCCGATCATTGGTATGGCGCCGTTCGGCATCGGCATGCTGGGCGTCTATATGCCGATTCAGACGTACGTAATTGATTGCTATCCGGCGTATGCGGCTAGTGCAAATGCGGCGCTCACAGCGACAAGATCGTTGGTCGGTGCCGTGTTGCCGCTTGCTGGGCCGAAGCTGTTTAGCAGTTTGGGGCTTGGGTGGGGGAACTCACTCCTGGGATTTTTGGCGTTGGCATTTGTGCCCGTGCCAATTTTCTTTAATCGTTATGGGCAGAAGATTCGAGAGAAGTGGGTTGTGAACCTAGATTAA